The following are encoded in a window of Halosolutus halophilus genomic DNA:
- a CDS encoding RPA family protein, protein MSQAELTREVARRVFASEFNDSTYAFKESDDERAPNYALLPTGDRANRVFIVGTLTETEDVGEDSEYWRGRVVDPTGTYFVYAGQYQPEAASVLRDTEPPAYVSIVGKPRTYETDDGTVNVSVRPESIAVVDDDTRDRWVVETAERTLDRIEAFDEWEAEQEAPESGSTHPTNEYAQMAREQYDSPVENYRRDVIQALESLEDVEATAEPN, encoded by the coding sequence ATGAGCCAGGCAGAACTCACCCGCGAAGTCGCCCGCCGCGTCTTCGCCTCCGAATTCAACGACTCGACGTACGCCTTCAAAGAGAGCGACGACGAGCGCGCGCCCAACTACGCGCTCCTCCCGACGGGCGATCGCGCGAACCGCGTGTTCATCGTCGGCACTCTGACCGAGACCGAGGACGTCGGCGAAGACAGCGAGTACTGGCGCGGCCGCGTCGTCGATCCGACGGGGACGTACTTCGTCTACGCCGGCCAGTACCAGCCCGAGGCCGCCTCGGTCCTCCGCGACACGGAGCCGCCGGCGTACGTCTCCATCGTCGGCAAACCCCGCACCTACGAGACGGACGACGGCACCGTCAACGTCTCCGTACGACCCGAATCGATCGCCGTCGTCGACGACGACACCCGCGACCGCTGGGTCGTCGAAACCGCCGAACGCACGCTCGATCGGATCGAGGCGTTCGACGAGTGGGAAGCCGAACAGGAAGCACCCGAGAGCGGGTCGACCCACCCCACGAACGAGTACGCCCAGATGGCTCGCGAGCAGTACGACTCGCCGGTCGAGAACTACCGCCGCGACGTGATTCAGGCGCTCGAGAGCCTCGAGGACGTCGAGGCGACGGCGGAACCGAACTGA
- a CDS encoding replication factor A (Replication protein A protects and stabilize the intermediate ssDNA that is generated by the unwinding action of a DNA helicase at the replication fork. In addition, SSBs prevent the formation of secondary structures by single-stranded template DNA.) — MSDVRQHADDIHDQFSDHLDLSVDDVEQRLRTLVDEYKVPIDEARRSVTNHYLDEAGLDRDDLSSGSSEAVQIEDVDESEQWIDLTAKVIELWDPRSDAVAQVGLLGDPTGTIKFTKWAKSDLPTLDEGGVYELRNVVTDEYQGRYSVKLNSTTVIEELDEDIEVGDDTSEIEGALVDMQSGSGLIKRCPEEDCTRVLQNGRCNEHGEGEGEFDLRIKAVVDDGIDAHEVIFDKEATEDLTGISLEEAKDMAMDALDTTVVADEIREKVVGTYYRIEGPTFGRYVLADDVEELDGPADPEELLIKARSM, encoded by the coding sequence ATGAGCGACGTACGACAGCACGCGGACGACATACACGACCAGTTTTCGGACCACCTCGACCTGAGCGTCGACGACGTCGAACAGCGCCTTCGAACGCTCGTCGACGAGTACAAGGTCCCGATCGACGAGGCGCGCCGGAGCGTCACCAACCACTACCTCGACGAGGCGGGCCTCGATCGGGACGACCTCTCGAGCGGGTCGAGCGAGGCGGTCCAGATCGAGGACGTCGACGAGTCGGAGCAGTGGATCGACCTCACGGCGAAGGTCATCGAACTCTGGGATCCCCGCAGCGACGCCGTCGCACAGGTCGGCCTGCTGGGCGATCCGACGGGGACGATCAAGTTCACCAAGTGGGCGAAATCCGACCTCCCGACCCTCGACGAGGGCGGCGTCTACGAACTCCGAAACGTCGTCACCGACGAGTACCAGGGCCGGTACTCGGTCAAACTCAACTCGACGACCGTCATCGAAGAACTCGACGAGGACATCGAGGTCGGCGACGACACCAGCGAGATCGAGGGTGCACTCGTGGACATGCAAAGCGGCAGTGGCCTCATCAAGCGCTGCCCCGAGGAGGACTGCACCCGGGTGCTCCAGAACGGCCGCTGTAACGAACACGGCGAGGGCGAGGGCGAGTTCGACCTCCGGATCAAAGCCGTCGTCGACGACGGCATCGACGCCCACGAGGTCATCTTCGACAAGGAGGCCACCGAGGACCTGACCGGGATCAGCCTCGAAGAGGCCAAGGACATGGCGATGGACGCGCTCGATACCACCGTCGTCGCCGACGAGATCCGCGAGAAGGTCGTCGGCACCTACTACCGCATCGAGGGCCCGACCTTCGGCCGGTACGTGCTCGCCGACGATGTCGAGGAACTCGACGGACCGGCGGATCCCGAGGAACTGCTGATCAAAGCGAGGTCGATGTGA
- a CDS encoding LLM class flavin-dependent oxidoreductase, giving the protein MDVGLMVTAFGDVDLADVAVRAEKRGYDAVWVGELWGASGTVQVTEMACRTDSIDLGTAILNVYSRSPAVLAMTAASLQDASDGRFTLGLGTSTPKAVEDLHGMSFDRPVRRAHETIEIVRELTAGTGDPVAYDGEVLEVADFPSIDADVPIYHAGLGPANRRVVGRLCDGWIPHNIPFSELDEAFEVVADAARERDRDPAEITIAPYVPSVVSDDPAEARDVLRQHLAYYVGSGEGYRRAVATRFPEAADRIAEAWRDGEKRVAAGAVTDEMVADLGVAGTPDGAREQLRTLVSETEIDHPIVVIPEPASSDQTERTIDALAPDRA; this is encoded by the coding sequence ATGGACGTTGGACTCATGGTGACGGCCTTCGGCGACGTGGACCTGGCCGATGTCGCCGTTCGAGCGGAGAAGCGGGGCTACGACGCGGTCTGGGTCGGCGAACTCTGGGGTGCGAGCGGGACCGTCCAGGTGACGGAGATGGCCTGTCGGACCGACTCGATCGATCTCGGGACGGCGATCCTGAACGTCTACTCCCGGTCGCCGGCCGTCCTCGCGATGACCGCGGCGTCGCTCCAGGACGCGTCGGACGGGCGGTTCACGCTGGGCCTGGGGACGAGCACCCCGAAGGCGGTCGAGGACCTCCACGGAATGTCGTTCGATCGGCCGGTGCGACGGGCCCACGAGACGATCGAGATCGTCCGAGAACTGACCGCAGGTACCGGCGACCCGGTCGCCTACGACGGCGAGGTCCTCGAGGTCGCGGATTTCCCGTCGATCGACGCGGACGTGCCGATCTATCACGCGGGCCTCGGCCCGGCGAACCGACGGGTGGTCGGGCGACTCTGTGACGGCTGGATCCCGCACAACATTCCGTTCTCCGAACTCGACGAGGCGTTCGAGGTCGTCGCTGACGCGGCGCGAGAGCGCGACCGCGACCCGGCGGAGATCACGATCGCTCCCTACGTCCCCTCGGTCGTCAGTGACGATCCCGCCGAGGCGCGAGACGTGCTCCGGCAACACCTCGCCTACTACGTCGGGAGCGGCGAGGGATACCGCCGGGCGGTCGCGACGCGCTTCCCCGAGGCGGCCGATCGGATCGCCGAGGCATGGCGCGACGGCGAGAAACGGGTGGCTGCCGGGGCCGTCACGGACGAGATGGTCGCCGACCTCGGCGTCGCGGGGACGCCCGACGGTGCCCGCGAACAACTCCGGACACTCGTCTCGGAGACCGAGATCGACCATCCGATCGTCGTGATCCCCGAACCCGCCTCGAGCGACCAGACCGAACGGACGATCGACGCGCTCGCGCCCGACCGGGCGTAG
- the nadA gene encoding quinolinate synthase NadA — protein sequence MVKMETAELETDLSLFKYDNLEQLPPRYRDLEAEERTERIEAALEELGDDVVILGHNYQRREIVEHADFVGDSYQLSTEAANADAEYVIFGGVTFMAESADIITDDDQTVILPSMEASCPMAGMAEALQVDSAWAEITAAAPEADIVPITYMNSYADLKAFCASQGGLVCTSSNAHEAFEYAFERGDKVLFLPDKHLGENTAHRLGMEDEIAEWDPWDPDGKDADEVAESDIILWDGYCQVHERFREDHVEAIRAEHDDAKVVVHPECRREVVEAADRAGSTATICETIETADPGETWAIGTEIHLTEHLQRWYPEVNVLPLCGDACMDCNAMRQIDPNYLTWVLEELVEGRERNVIEVAPEEKELAELALDRMLEI from the coding sequence ATGGTCAAGATGGAAACGGCGGAGCTGGAGACCGACCTGAGTCTGTTCAAGTACGACAACCTCGAGCAGTTGCCGCCCCGGTATCGGGACCTCGAGGCCGAAGAACGGACCGAACGTATCGAAGCGGCACTCGAGGAACTCGGCGACGACGTCGTGATCCTCGGACACAACTACCAGCGACGCGAGATCGTCGAGCACGCCGACTTCGTCGGTGACTCCTACCAGCTCTCGACGGAGGCGGCGAACGCGGACGCCGAGTACGTGATCTTCGGCGGCGTCACGTTCATGGCCGAGAGCGCGGACATCATCACCGACGACGACCAGACCGTCATCCTCCCGAGCATGGAGGCGTCGTGTCCGATGGCCGGGATGGCCGAGGCCCTTCAGGTCGACAGCGCGTGGGCCGAGATCACCGCGGCCGCGCCCGAAGCAGACATCGTCCCGATCACCTACATGAACTCCTACGCGGACCTGAAGGCCTTCTGTGCGAGCCAGGGCGGCCTCGTCTGCACCTCCTCGAACGCGCACGAGGCGTTCGAGTACGCCTTCGAGAGGGGTGACAAGGTCCTCTTCTTGCCCGACAAACACCTCGGGGAGAACACGGCCCACCGACTGGGCATGGAAGACGAAATCGCCGAGTGGGACCCGTGGGATCCCGACGGGAAAGACGCCGACGAAGTCGCCGAGAGCGACATCATCCTCTGGGACGGCTACTGCCAGGTCCACGAGCGGTTCCGCGAGGACCACGTCGAGGCGATTCGCGCCGAACACGACGACGCGAAGGTCGTCGTCCACCCCGAATGTCGACGCGAGGTCGTCGAGGCCGCCGACAGGGCCGGCTCGACGGCGACGATCTGCGAGACGATCGAAACGGCCGACCCCGGCGAAACGTGGGCGATCGGCACCGAGATCCACCTCACCGAGCACCTCCAGCGCTGGTACCCCGAGGTGAACGTGCTGCCGCTGTGTGGCGACGCGTGCATGGACTGCAACGCCATGCGTCAGATCGACCCCAACTACCTCACCTGGGTGCTGGAAGAACTGGTCGAGGGACGTGAACGCAACGTAATCGAGGTCGCCCCCGAGGAGAAAGAGCTCGCGGAACTGGCGCTCGATCGAATGCTCGAGATCTGA
- a CDS encoding L-aspartate oxidase: protein MTETPPDAHTDGDTNAETADVLVVGSGIAGCAAALAAAREGAEVLLMTKAERPDDASTDWAQGGISTTRGDPESLKADILEASDWTADPDAVDVLVADADDAVEDVLLDTLGIGFDESADGEFDYTREAAHSESRILHVDAATGSHILRPFLNHVDDHDRIEVRQDTAALELITHEGRVHGVVSDDEPTGKPIYAGATILATGGIGALYTRSTNPDDATGDGIAMAALAGADVEDLEYIQFHPTAYDGDDPFLLSEALRGEGAVLRNGDGEQFMADYHPQGDLAPRDVVARAVETEREATGEVVLDVSPLEFEAEYPDIADTCRDRGIEGDEIPVAPCEHFLCGGIDVDDRGRTSLDRLYAVGECARTGVHGANRLASTSLLEGLVWGLRAGEDAVGEAQRASKRSGETAERADAEVVEAPELRDSDPALPDRFAAQKFTRLNRTMDEALGLERDPAAIGRASAVLRRLKGEVDAYIRTRTARDLYELRNASVVALLIARAASENRESVGCHYVREDDVASTQ from the coding sequence ATGACCGAGACTCCACCAGACGCCCACACGGACGGGGATACGAACGCGGAGACCGCGGACGTCCTCGTCGTCGGCAGCGGGATCGCCGGCTGTGCGGCGGCCCTCGCGGCCGCCCGGGAGGGTGCCGAGGTGCTCCTGATGACCAAGGCCGAGCGGCCCGACGACGCCAGCACCGACTGGGCACAGGGCGGCATCTCGACCACCCGCGGCGACCCGGAGAGCCTCAAAGCGGACATCCTCGAGGCCAGCGACTGGACGGCCGATCCCGACGCCGTCGACGTCCTCGTCGCGGACGCCGACGACGCCGTCGAGGACGTCCTGCTCGACACGCTCGGGATCGGCTTCGACGAGTCCGCGGACGGCGAGTTCGACTACACCCGCGAGGCTGCCCACTCCGAGTCCCGCATCCTCCACGTCGACGCCGCGACCGGGTCGCACATCCTCCGACCGTTCCTGAACCACGTCGACGACCACGATCGGATCGAGGTGCGCCAGGACACCGCCGCGCTCGAGTTGATCACCCACGAGGGCCGCGTCCACGGCGTGGTAAGCGACGACGAACCGACGGGCAAGCCGATCTACGCCGGCGCGACGATCCTCGCGACCGGCGGGATCGGCGCGCTCTACACCCGATCGACCAACCCGGACGACGCGACCGGCGACGGCATCGCCATGGCCGCGCTCGCGGGTGCGGACGTCGAGGATCTCGAGTACATCCAGTTCCACCCGACGGCCTACGATGGCGACGATCCCTTCCTGCTCTCGGAGGCACTTCGGGGGGAGGGCGCAGTACTGCGAAATGGCGACGGCGAGCAGTTCATGGCGGACTACCACCCGCAGGGCGACCTCGCACCGCGGGACGTCGTCGCCCGTGCGGTCGAGACCGAACGCGAAGCGACCGGGGAGGTCGTCCTCGACGTGAGTCCGCTCGAGTTCGAGGCCGAGTATCCGGACATCGCCGACACGTGTCGCGATCGCGGCATCGAGGGCGACGAGATTCCCGTCGCACCCTGCGAGCACTTCCTGTGTGGCGGGATCGACGTCGACGATCGCGGTCGAACGAGCCTCGATCGGCTCTACGCGGTCGGCGAGTGTGCCCGGACGGGCGTCCACGGCGCGAACCGCCTCGCGAGTACGAGCCTGCTAGAGGGACTCGTCTGGGGGCTGCGCGCGGGCGAGGACGCGGTCGGCGAGGCGCAACGCGCCTCGAAGCGAAGCGGTGAAACCGCGGAACGGGCCGATGCCGAGGTCGTCGAAGCGCCCGAACTCCGCGACAGCGATCCGGCCCTGCCAGATCGCTTCGCCGCCCAGAAGTTCACCCGGCTGAATCGGACGATGGACGAGGCGCTCGGCCTCGAACGCGATCCCGCCGCGATCGGCCGCGCGAGTGCCGTCCTCCGGCGGCTCAAAGGCGAGGTCGACGCTTACATCCGAACGCGGACGGCTCGAGACCTCTACGAACTCCGTAACGCCAGCGTCGTGGCGCTGCTGATCGCGCGCGCGGCGAGCGAGAATCGCGAGTCGGTCGGGTGTCACTACGTCCGAGAGGACGACGTGGCCAGCACGCAGTAA
- a CDS encoding mechanosensitive ion channel family protein translates to MIDVLLGPLTSLFEGVPAWQATALLVGISLGIAVLLEVVVLRTLLGYTSRTRTQYDYILVQELRIPVVLTAALAGVYLLTQIPSISENVLLSPEQLDTFFGKPSLSVIIVAWAFASNRVVNRFVEEIKDRGSRFDFAPVFSNVWTLIVFVGTIGVLLSLWEYSISPLLGAAGVAGIAVGFAARDTVANFFGGIALYFDDTYKLGDYIELDSGEAGTVVTVGVRSTTLMMRDEVLVTVPNAALNAAKVINQSAPQRRKRLKIPIGVAYGTDIDAFEELVLDIAREESLVLDSPKPRMRFRAFGDSALEYELLCWIPSPTRASKTRHVLNRSMYKALTAAEIEIPFPQRDINLQTATASDDDGASDSTASIGTGSEPITSERRP, encoded by the coding sequence ATGATCGACGTCCTCCTCGGTCCGCTCACCTCGCTGTTCGAGGGAGTACCCGCCTGGCAAGCGACCGCGCTGCTCGTGGGAATCTCGCTCGGGATTGCCGTCCTCCTCGAAGTTGTCGTCCTCCGGACGCTGCTGGGCTATACCAGTCGCACGAGGACCCAGTACGATTACATCCTCGTCCAGGAACTCCGGATACCGGTCGTTCTGACGGCCGCGCTGGCGGGCGTCTATTTGCTCACGCAGATCCCCTCGATCAGCGAGAACGTCCTGCTCTCGCCCGAACAGCTCGATACGTTCTTCGGGAAGCCGTCGCTGTCCGTCATCATCGTCGCGTGGGCCTTCGCCTCCAACCGGGTCGTCAACCGGTTCGTCGAGGAGATCAAGGACAGGGGCTCGCGCTTCGACTTCGCACCGGTCTTCTCGAACGTCTGGACGTTGATCGTGTTCGTCGGCACGATCGGCGTCTTGCTGTCGCTGTGGGAGTACAGTATTTCGCCGCTGCTCGGAGCGGCGGGCGTCGCGGGCATCGCCGTCGGTTTCGCCGCCCGAGACACCGTCGCCAATTTCTTCGGCGGTATCGCGCTGTATTTCGACGACACGTACAAACTCGGCGACTACATCGAACTCGACTCGGGCGAGGCCGGGACCGTCGTCACCGTCGGCGTCCGATCGACGACGCTGATGATGCGCGACGAAGTCCTCGTCACGGTTCCGAACGCGGCGTTGAACGCTGCGAAGGTCATCAACCAGTCGGCACCCCAGCGTCGGAAGCGACTCAAGATCCCCATCGGCGTCGCCTACGGGACGGATATCGACGCGTTCGAGGAACTCGTACTGGACATCGCCCGCGAGGAATCGCTCGTCCTCGATTCGCCGAAACCGCGGATGCGATTTCGAGCCTTCGGCGATTCGGCGCTCGAGTACGAACTCCTCTGCTGGATCCCGTCGCCGACTCGCGCCAGCAAAACGCGACACGTACTCAACCGGTCGATGTACAAGGCGCTAACCGCGGCGGAGATCGAGATTCCGTTTCCGCAACGCGACATCAATCTGCAGACGGCTACTGCGAGCGACGATGACGGCGCGTCAGATTCGACCGCATCGATCGGGACCGGATCGGAACCGATCACCTCCGAACGGCGACCGTAA
- the nadC gene encoding carboxylating nicotinate-nucleotide diphosphorylase gives MITDLQIDRWLREDVGHHDVTNQVPGETTGRLVAKESGVVAGLDAARAVFDYLDVDVCESTEDGTSIEAGDTLLRIEGPARDVLRGERVAVNLAGHASGIATRTDSVVERVRTESDDVRIAATRKTTPGLRGIEKRAVVAGGGDTHRLDLSHMVMVKDNHVNEMGLEGAIEHFQDRTSFATKIDVEVEVVDDAPRAAAAGADIVLLDNMTPAENRAAVDRLRAEGHDEVLVEASGGITIESVAEYAATGVDVISMGSLTHSAPSLDLSFRTGE, from the coding sequence ATGATCACCGATCTGCAGATCGATCGCTGGCTCCGCGAGGACGTCGGCCACCACGACGTCACGAACCAGGTCCCCGGCGAGACGACTGGGCGACTCGTCGCGAAGGAATCCGGCGTCGTCGCGGGCCTCGACGCTGCACGCGCCGTCTTCGACTACCTCGATGTCGACGTGTGCGAGTCGACCGAGGACGGAACGTCGATCGAGGCCGGTGACACGCTCCTTCGCATCGAGGGGCCCGCACGCGACGTGCTCCGCGGCGAACGCGTCGCCGTGAACCTCGCAGGTCACGCGTCCGGGATCGCGACGCGGACCGACAGCGTCGTCGAGCGTGTTCGCACCGAGTCCGACGACGTCCGGATCGCCGCGACCCGCAAGACTACGCCCGGCCTCCGCGGCATCGAGAAACGGGCCGTCGTCGCGGGCGGCGGCGACACCCACCGGCTCGATCTCTCGCACATGGTCATGGTCAAGGACAACCACGTCAACGAGATGGGACTCGAGGGCGCGATCGAACACTTCCAGGACCGGACCTCCTTCGCGACGAAAATCGACGTCGAAGTCGAAGTGGTCGACGACGCACCGCGAGCCGCCGCGGCGGGCGCGGATATCGTCCTCCTCGACAACATGACGCCCGCGGAGAACCGGGCAGCCGTCGATCGGCTCCGCGCGGAGGGCCACGACGAGGTCCTCGTCGAAGCCAGCGGCGGGATCACGATCGAGTCCGTCGCTGAGTACGCCGCAACGGGCGTCGACGTGATCTCGATGGGATCGCTCACGCACTCGGCACCGTCGCTGGATCTGTCGTTCCGGACCGGTGAGTAG
- a CDS encoding DUF6653 family protein → MLPESVWDRHANPNSGWSRLATYPVLVFALYARKWWLLALTGLFVLVNPILFPEPDPETATDDWMFRVVRAEQQWTDDGNPLLGLGFPQVLNLVQVPVFCYNLYAAYRRQPVRTLLATIATMGLKLWFVAELVDRYAPDGTGAE, encoded by the coding sequence ATGCTCCCCGAGTCCGTCTGGGATCGACACGCGAATCCGAACAGCGGATGGAGTCGTCTCGCCACCTATCCCGTCCTCGTGTTCGCCCTCTACGCCCGGAAGTGGTGGCTGCTCGCCCTGACGGGACTGTTCGTACTCGTCAATCCGATTCTGTTTCCGGAACCCGATCCCGAAACGGCGACCGACGACTGGATGTTCCGGGTCGTGCGCGCCGAACAGCAGTGGACCGACGACGGCAACCCGCTGCTCGGGCTCGGGTTTCCGCAGGTGCTGAACCTCGTACAGGTTCCGGTGTTCTGCTACAATCTGTACGCTGCGTACCGACGACAGCCTGTTCGGACGCTCCTGGCGACGATCGCCACGATGGGGCTCAAACTCTGGTTCGTCGCCGAACTCGTCGATCGATACGCGCCCGACGGCACCGGGGCGGAGTGA
- a CDS encoding RNA 2'-phosphotransferase yields the protein MTEPIRICEEHGPFGGERERCPVCSARGAQLLSGPQRRQLSKFLSGALRHFPDDAEFDLDDRGWVSYDALVDAVEDRYDWAIPEHVAAVIATDPKGRFERPDVDASTAESIAGCVRAAYGHSVDVDLEPTDAPVPDELYHGTAPGNLASIREEGLQPMSRQRVHLSGSRAGARRVGRRRANDPIVLVVDAARMLADGHRIAKRGVETYTTDRVPPDYVEVDVESSDFERE from the coding sequence GTGACGGAGCCGATCCGAATCTGCGAGGAGCACGGCCCGTTCGGCGGCGAGCGCGAACGCTGTCCCGTCTGCAGTGCCCGCGGCGCGCAGTTGCTGTCGGGACCCCAGCGACGCCAACTCTCGAAGTTCTTGAGCGGTGCACTTCGGCACTTTCCGGACGACGCGGAATTCGATCTCGACGATCGGGGGTGGGTGAGCTACGACGCGCTCGTCGACGCGGTCGAAGACAGGTACGACTGGGCCATCCCGGAGCACGTCGCCGCGGTGATCGCGACGGACCCGAAGGGCCGATTCGAGCGTCCCGACGTCGATGCGTCGACCGCCGAGTCGATCGCCGGTTGCGTCCGTGCCGCGTACGGCCACTCCGTAGACGTCGACCTCGAACCCACCGACGCGCCGGTCCCCGACGAACTGTACCACGGGACCGCTCCCGGGAACCTCGCATCGATCCGCGAGGAGGGGCTGCAACCGATGTCACGGCAGCGGGTCCACCTGTCGGGAAGCCGCGCGGGAGCGCGTCGCGTCGGCCGTCGCCGCGCGAACGACCCGATCGTGCTCGTCGTCGACGCTGCGCGGATGCTCGCGGACGGTCACCGGATCGCGAAACGGGGTGTGGAAACGTACACTACCGACCGGGTCCCGCCCGACTACGTCGAGGTCGACGTGGAGTCGTCGGACTTCGAGCGGGAGTGA
- a CDS encoding GNAT family N-acetyltransferase, with amino-acid sequence MTTDPEIRRASGDDAAAIARCYRTAYATAAELGYRTRLADVGAGTIGSWFDRDGISFVAEDDGALIGTLRLVDDTVPSVERLAVVPERQREGIATLLLDRAEALARERGDDRLRLTTFRDHPFLLEWYRSRGYEPIGLPGQPGWAGEFVSMEKSFVGTPDRGASEENDRTAHSRSKSDDSTSTST; translated from the coding sequence GTGACTACCGACCCCGAGATCCGTCGTGCGAGCGGCGACGACGCGGCTGCGATCGCACGCTGTTACCGGACAGCGTATGCGACGGCTGCCGAACTCGGGTACCGGACTCGCCTGGCCGACGTCGGCGCCGGGACGATCGGTTCGTGGTTCGATCGAGACGGGATCAGCTTCGTCGCCGAAGACGACGGGGCGCTGATCGGGACGCTTCGCCTGGTCGACGACACCGTGCCGAGCGTCGAACGCCTCGCGGTCGTCCCGGAACGTCAGCGGGAGGGGATCGCGACCCTGTTGCTCGATCGAGCCGAGGCCCTCGCCCGGGAACGGGGCGACGATCGGCTCCGACTGACGACGTTCAGGGACCACCCCTTCCTGCTCGAGTGGTACCGGTCACGGGGGTACGAACCGATCGGCCTGCCGGGGCAGCCGGGGTGGGCTGGCGAGTTCGTCTCGATGGAGAAGTCGTTCGTCGGCACGCCAGACCGCGGTGCCTCGGAGGAGAACGACCGCACGGCTCACTCCCGCTCGAAGTCCGACGACTCCACGTCGACCTCGACGTAG
- a CDS encoding aldehyde dehydrogenase family protein, whose protein sequence is MPDDLPLTPDSGWNALYLAGKWTDPGDRDSIEVENPYTRESIATVPAGTTDDVDRAYETAADAQASWADQPPQRRAGAVTAALEFVREHRGEIVELLARESGSTHVKSDVEIQTARGMMQEAASYPFRMKGQHAESIVPGKENVVERQPAGVVGVISPWNFPLHLSMRAVAPAIATGNAVVLKPASNTPITGGLLLARIFEEAGLPEGVLSVVPGRGSDIGDAIADHELPRVLAFTGSTEIGQRVAKKAANNCALPALELGGNNVHVVTENADIDRAVDGGVFGSFLHQGQACISINRHLVHEDLYDDYVDALADRATSLPTGDPTADDTIIGPVIDETQRDTMLEFVQDSIDAGATVETGGDHDGLIVEPTVLSDAENDMAAACNEHFGPIAPVVPYSSDAEAIELANDTIHGLSGSVHSEDLDQARRIADGIETGMIHVNDQPMNDEPHVPFGGMKQSGLGRYNADSILEELTTTKWVSIQREPREYPF, encoded by the coding sequence ATGCCGGACGATCTCCCGCTGACACCCGACTCGGGCTGGAACGCGCTGTATCTCGCCGGGAAGTGGACCGATCCCGGCGATCGAGATTCGATCGAGGTCGAGAACCCCTACACGCGCGAATCGATCGCGACGGTTCCGGCGGGGACGACGGACGACGTCGATCGGGCCTACGAGACCGCCGCCGACGCACAGGCGTCGTGGGCCGACCAGCCGCCCCAGCGCCGGGCGGGCGCCGTGACGGCGGCGCTCGAGTTCGTTCGCGAGCACCGCGGGGAGATCGTCGAGTTGCTCGCCCGCGAATCGGGCAGCACGCACGTCAAGAGCGACGTCGAGATCCAGACCGCTCGCGGGATGATGCAGGAGGCGGCGAGCTACCCGTTCCGGATGAAAGGCCAACACGCCGAATCGATCGTGCCCGGCAAGGAGAACGTGGTCGAGCGCCAGCCCGCCGGGGTCGTCGGCGTCATCTCGCCGTGGAACTTCCCCCTGCACCTGTCGATGCGGGCCGTCGCGCCCGCGATCGCGACCGGGAACGCGGTCGTGCTCAAACCCGCCTCGAACACGCCGATCACCGGGGGCCTGTTGCTCGCACGGATCTTCGAGGAGGCCGGACTTCCGGAGGGCGTGCTTTCGGTCGTTCCCGGCCGGGGCTCCGACATCGGCGACGCGATCGCGGATCACGAGCTTCCCCGCGTACTCGCGTTCACGGGATCGACCGAAATCGGTCAGCGGGTCGCGAAAAAAGCCGCGAACAACTGTGCGCTGCCCGCCCTCGAACTCGGCGGGAACAACGTCCACGTCGTCACCGAGAACGCCGACATCGATCGCGCCGTCGACGGCGGCGTCTTCGGGTCGTTCCTCCACCAGGGCCAGGCCTGCATCTCGATCAACCGCCATCTCGTCCACGAGGACCTGTACGACGACTACGTCGACGCCCTGGCCGATCGCGCGACGAGCCTTCCGACAGGCGATCCGACCGCCGACGACACGATCATCGGCCCGGTCATCGACGAAACCCAGCGGGACACGATGCTCGAATTCGTGCAGGATTCGATCGACGCCGGCGCGACTGTCGAGACCGGCGGCGACCACGACGGACTGATCGTGGAGCCGACGGTGCTCTCGGACGCCGAAAACGACATGGCCGCCGCGTGTAACGAACACTTCGGCCCGATCGCACCCGTCGTCCCATATTCGAGCGACGCGGAGGCGATCGAACTGGCGAACGACACGATCCACGGCCTCTCCGGGTCGGTTCACAGCGAGGACCTCGACCAGGCCCGCCGGATCGCGGACGGGATCGAGACGGGAATGATCCACGTCAACGACCAGCCGATGAACGACGAGCCCCACGTCCCCTTCGGCGGGATGAAACAGTCCGGTCTGGGCCGGTACAACGCCGACTCGATTCTCGAGGAACTCACGACGACGAAGTGGGTCTCGATCCAGCGCGAGCCGCGGGAGTACCCGTTCTGA